One segment of Megachile rotundata isolate GNS110a chromosome 4, iyMegRotu1, whole genome shotgun sequence DNA contains the following:
- the LOC100881159 gene encoding uncharacterized protein LOC100881159 yields the protein MVTKGKISTIFPACEDEKRDLEPIIFHVPATYNNKVKIDGWHMNTLEEPKDNKEFFPPKGNLHVSSYKRIGPEDACTGVSETTAMLAQIELKDLYKPIVPQRTLRKMRTLAATGVEEEKQPTLIDLLYDSEEATRMDYRTTTEVHYRSPYPMKPRPLPPSPPPVPWLLNRRTIGYSLEELEKRDGVNKFLDDNMDLHHQIAELKSRRYKLHEILRN from the exons ATGGTGACAAAAGGGAAAATAAgt ACAATTTTTCCAGCTTGTGAAGATGAAAAAAGAGACTTGGAACCGATTATTTTTCACGTCCCTGCTACATACAATAATAAAGTTAAAATTGATGGATG GCACATGAATACATTAGAAGAACCCAAGGATAACAAAGAATTTTTTCCGCCTAAAGGAAACCTTCACGTATCATCGTACAAAAGGATAGGTCCGGAAGACGCTTGCACAGGAGTTTCAGAAACGACCGCCATGTTGGCTCAAATAGAACTGAAGGATCTTTATAAACCAATTGTTCCACAGCGTACATTACGCAAAATGAGGACTCTTGCAGCCACAGG agTGGAAGAAGAAAAGCAACCAACACTGATAGATTTACTATATGATTCCGAAGAAGCTACTCGTATGGATTATCGAACAACCACAGAAGTCCATTATAGATCACCCTACCCCATGAAACCTAGACCACTACCGCCATCACCACCACCAGTACCATGGCTTTTAAATCGACGAACTATCGGATACAGTCTCGAAGAACTAGAAAAACGAGAcggtgtaaataaatttttggacGACAATATGGATCTTCACCACCAAATAGCTGAACTTAAATCGAGGAGATACAAATTGCATGAAATTCTTCGGAattga
- the Dsk gene encoding drosulfakinin has product MNITAALTFTMAIVWFFYGKCEAAPEIVNNMHRRLRNRPLLRGFAVENLFGDGDDFLDINKRQQFDDYGHMRFGKREQFDDYGHMRFGRSHE; this is encoded by the exons ATGAATATAACTGCTGCTTTAACTTTCACGATGGCCATCGTTTGGTTTTTCTATGGAAAATGCGAAGCAGCTCCTGAAATAGTTAATAACATGCATCGGAGGCTCCGTAATCGACCCTTATTACGAGG gtTCGCAGTGGAAAATCTGTTTGGAGACGGCGACGATTTTCTAGACATAAATAAACGACAACAATTCGACGATTACGGTCATATGAGATTTGGGAAACGAGAACAATTCGATGATTATGGTCATATGCGATTCGGTCGAAGTCACGAATAA
- the LOC100881271 gene encoding uncharacterized protein LOC100881271 codes for MAEDVGVMLQKGLAEWWNEEAEYIFQRIERWAAYARGYNRLRSQRLSRGRMTMQGGQEPRWSISSNKLIIDDSSWSPRFHTLKKSRRKSRPEETKINCCGTFNYQSNSNLDSSCLETYRYDHSIYFKTIGDIKNSKKEAADTKNEDRISISSEELVEWDVNTVSDFITNQLLEDRFKDVLDAMDNSGQESNEVGSVTWFNIDLSKLDLNEDTAVDEQNNQNLTVFENEEERNNNYVRKESVMDENLKNQTIFVVGDENNEIEKFFDFRRTVGQPDTDEGRVFD; via the coding sequence ATGGCCGAAGACGTTGGCGTGATGCTGCAGAAAGGCTTGGCCGAATGGTGGAACGAGGAGGCGGAGTACATCTTCCAAAGAATAGAAAGATGGGCCGCGTACGCCAGAGGTTACAATCGTCTGAGGTCCCAGAGGTTATCCAGGGGACGTATGACCATGCAAGGTGGACAGGAACCACGTTGGAGCATCTCTTCGAACAAACTAATCATCGATGATTCCTCGTGGAGTCCTCGTTTCCACACCTTGAAGAAGTCCCGACGAAAGTCGCGGCCCGAAGAGACCAAGATCAACTGCTGCGGCACCTTCAACTACCAGTCCAACAGCAATCTGGACAGCAGCTGTCTGGAGACCTACAGATACGACCACAGCATCTACTTCAAGACCATCGGcgatattaaaaatagtaagaagGAGGCTGCCGACACGAAGAACGAGGATAGGATCTCTATCAGCAGCGAGGAGCTGGTAGAATGGGATGTGAACACCGTGTCCGATTTCATCACCAATCAACTTCTGGAGGACAGGTTTAAGGACGTTCTGGACGCCATGGATAATTCGGGACAGGAGTCTAACGAGGTTGGTTCCGTCACTTGGTTCAACATTGATTTGTCCAAGCTTGATTTGAACGAGGACACCGCCGTTGATGAGCAGAATAACCAGAATTTGACGGTGTTCGAGAACGAAGaggaaagaaataataattatgtgAGGAAGGAGTCCGTTATGGACGAGAACTTGAAGAATCAAACGATATTCGTTGTGGGAGATGAAAATAATGAGATCGAGAAGTTCTTTGATTTTCGAAGAACTGTCGGACAACCGGACACTGACGAGGGACGAGTGTTTGATTGA